One genomic segment of Actinomycetes bacterium includes these proteins:
- the dcd gene encoding dCTP deaminase — MLLSDRDIRAAIAAGRVTLEPYDATMVQPSSVDVRIDRYFRVFENHRYPHIDPSVEQAELTRLVEPEGDEPFILHPGEFVLGSTYEVVSLPDDVSARLEGKSSLGRLGLLTHSTAGFIDAGFSGHVTLELSNVATLPIKLWPGMKIGQLCFFRLTSPAEAPYGSGAQGSRYQGQRGPTPSRSFQSFHRTAT, encoded by the coding sequence GTGCTGCTCTCGGACAGGGACATCCGCGCGGCCATCGCCGCCGGCCGGGTCACGCTCGAGCCGTACGACGCGACGATGGTCCAGCCGTCCAGCGTCGACGTGCGGATCGACCGCTACTTCCGGGTCTTCGAGAACCATCGCTACCCGCACATCGACCCCTCGGTCGAGCAGGCCGAGCTGACCCGGCTGGTCGAGCCCGAGGGCGACGAGCCGTTCATCCTGCACCCGGGCGAGTTCGTCCTCGGCTCCACCTACGAGGTCGTGTCCCTGCCCGACGACGTGTCAGCCCGTCTCGAGGGCAAGAGCTCGCTCGGAAGGCTCGGGCTGCTGACCCACTCGACGGCCGGCTTCATCGACGCCGGGTTCTCCGGCCACGTGACGCTCGAGCTGTCCAACGTGGCCACCCTGCCGATCAAGCTGTGGCCGGGCATGAAGATCGGCCAGCTGTGCTTCTTCCGCCTGACCAGTCCGGCCGAGGCGCCGTACGGCTCCGGGGCGCAGGGCTCGCGCTACCAGGGGCAGCGCGGACCCACGCCCTCGCGCTCGTTCCAGAGCTTCCACCGCACCGCGACCTGA
- a CDS encoding helix-turn-helix domain-containing protein → MTEEDFATRVAGVAALAEPVRRDLYLFVAAQPEPVGRDQAAAGVGVARHTAKFHLEKLVEEGLLVTEFRRLTGRQGPGAGRPAKLYRRAPGELAVSLPERRYDLAGQLMAAAIDESSRGETPVREALHRGAATFGASLGEQTRAGLPARRSVDASIGGLCTTLARCGYEPRADAGVVTLRNCPFDALAREHTDLVCGMNLALVTAAADRLDERLAPRLDPDPERCCVVVAVR, encoded by the coding sequence GTGACCGAGGAAGACTTCGCCACGCGAGTGGCCGGCGTGGCCGCGCTGGCGGAGCCGGTGCGCCGTGACCTGTACCTGTTCGTCGCCGCCCAGCCGGAGCCGGTCGGCCGGGACCAGGCGGCCGCCGGTGTCGGCGTTGCCCGGCACACGGCGAAGTTCCACCTCGAGAAGCTGGTCGAGGAGGGCCTGCTGGTCACCGAGTTCCGCCGGCTGACCGGGCGGCAGGGGCCGGGTGCGGGACGACCGGCCAAGCTGTACCGGCGGGCCCCCGGTGAGCTCGCCGTGTCGCTGCCGGAGCGCCGCTACGACCTGGCCGGACAGCTCATGGCAGCGGCGATCGACGAGTCGTCCCGTGGGGAGACGCCGGTCCGCGAGGCGCTCCACCGTGGCGCTGCGACGTTCGGTGCGTCGCTCGGTGAGCAGACGCGCGCCGGGCTGCCAGCGCGGAGGTCGGTCGACGCGTCGATCGGGGGGCTGTGCACGACGTTGGCCCGCTGCGGGTACGAGCCCCGGGCGGACGCCGGTGTCGTCACGCTCCGCAACTGCCCGTTCGACGCGCTTGCTCGCGAGCACACCGACCTGGTGTGCGGGATGAACCTCGCGCTCGTCACGGCGGCCGCGGACCGTCTGGACGAGCGGCTCGCGCCACGACTCGACCCCGACCCGGAGCGGTGCTGCGTCGTGGTCGCCGTCCGTTAG
- a CDS encoding VOC family protein, producing MFGTSPAFASFAVDDIDAARTFYSETLGLTVEDLPMPGGLLNLQLGGGGNVMVYPKPDHTPATFTVLSFPVDDVDKAVDQLTAAGVPMQRYDGFGQDEKGVARGDLGPAIAWFTDPAGNVLAVLEQDEDD from the coding sequence ATGTTCGGCACCTCACCGGCCTTCGCCAGCTTCGCCGTCGACGACATCGACGCGGCGCGCACCTTCTACTCCGAGACACTCGGCCTGACGGTCGAGGACCTCCCCATGCCCGGCGGCCTGCTCAACCTGCAGCTGGGCGGCGGGGGCAACGTGATGGTCTACCCGAAGCCCGACCACACCCCGGCCACCTTCACCGTCCTGAGCTTCCCGGTGGACGACGTGGACAAGGCGGTCGACCAGCTCACCGCGGCCGGCGTCCCGATGCAGCGCTACGACGGGTTCGGCCAGGACGAGAAGGGGGTCGCCCGAGGTGACCTCGGGCCGGCCATCGCCTGGTTCACCGACCCGGCGGGCAACGTCCTCGCCGTCCTCGAGCAGGACGAGGACGACTGA